The sequence below is a genomic window from Homo sapiens chromosome 19 genomic scaffold, GRCh38.p14 alternate locus group ALT_REF_LOCI_5 HSCHR19LRC_LRC_S_CTG3_1.
acgcccggctaatttttttgtatttttagtagagacggggtttcaccgtgttagccaggatggtctcgatctcctgacctcatgatccgcccgcatcagcctcccaaagtgctgagattataggcgtgagccaccgcgcccggcctatttatgcTTCTTAATTTTCCCATGTCATAAGTTCGAtgtataatatttacattatcattcagtttaaaacattcactgtttttttttttagagacaaggtctcgctctgtcacacaggctggagtgcagtggcacagtcatagctcactgcagcctcagcagcCTTAACTTCTTgtgttcaaggaatcctccccactcagcctcctgagtaccacacccggcctttacgtctgtttttgttttttgtttttttgttattaactCATTGATTGTTGAGAAGTCTGTTGCTTTATTTCCAAAATGGGACGATATTAGTCATCTTTGAGTCAGGTGAGTCCCACAAGTTCCCAGCGTCTCCTCATGGTCTGTGTTAGGGGTCCAGGCTGACTGGGGTTCACTGGTGTCCACTGGGGGCAGCTCCCGTGCCTTCAGCAGTCCTGAGTCTCCTTCTGCTGAGTGTGGGGTCTGCGTACCCCCCGGGCTAGTGGATGGCCAGAGTGGCGTAGATGCTGGGCTCAGCTGGAGGTTCCCCTTCCTGGGATGGAGGAGGCTCAGTTGCCTTCCGTCTAAGGGTCAAGCTGTGCAGCTGGGCGTAGGTCACATCCTGGGAGGCTTCAGATGCAGCAGCCTGCAGCGGGGGAGAGTGAGAGGTAAGGAacgtggtgggggtgggggaggcctGGGGGCCTGGAGAGGAAAGGACTCACCTCAGTGTCCATCTGCCTGTCCTCTTCCACCTGTCTGTCCTTTGTGTCCAGGAATTCCCCAGAcagtgaggagggaggagaggccaTTTCTCTCCTAGGACTGGAGTGTTTCACCGGGGCATACGTCACTGCCTGGGGGTCTTCATCGTGTGGGCTCTGCTGGAGAGAGACAGTGGTGGGGGGTGTCCTTGAGTCCCCCTGACCTCCTGGAGTCAATTTTCCTCACTGTTCCCGGGGTGATCCGATTACATCCCTTTCCTGATGGAATCTCAGGGACGCCCTAAGGCCGTGGAGGGTCTGGCCGCTCCCTCCCTGTGGTTCTGGCCTCTGCTCCTCACTCTGACCTTGCCCATTTGGCTGCAGCCTCACAGGCCTTCCTGCAAGAGCTCGCTGCTGCCTGGGGGCCTTTGCAcggctgtttcctctgcctgcagGGGCTCGTCTATCAGAGGATCATGTGCCCCACTCTGTCCAGGCTTCTCAGATGACAGCTGAGCAGACAGCCCTCCCCTTCCATTCAGACTGGCCCCACTGCCCCACACTCTCTGCCCTTTCCCTGGTGTATGTTCCTTACAGCACGTTGCACTCCTGGACACGAtgcatttatttgcattttgtctCCCACCATGAGGTGAGCTCAGGAGGCGGGGGCGGCTTTGCTCCCTGCTGTGTCTGCAGCTCCCATGGGGAGCCCCATCCACAGTGAGCTCCCTGGGAACACtcgctggatgaatgaatgaagaggagCCCAGGGGACGGAGGTGGTTCATTTATTCGTCATCCTCCTGAGGCCTGGGGAGAGCTCTAACAACCAGACGGCCAAACAGAGGATGAGGAGCAGGAAGGGGACCCGGGAGGAGGCCCACGAGGTCCCAGGACAGCAGAAGAGAGTGAGGTCACAGCAGGCGGGAGGCAGCATGCTGGACAAGGAGGGGTCCACCGTGACGATGCTGAGAGCCGGGGGAAGGAGGACAGAGAAGTCCTGCAGGATTAGATCTGGCACCAGGAGGCCTTTGGTGCCTGGGACGGGGCGGGATCTCACCTGACTGTCCAGCTCCACCCTGTCCTCAGACTGTGTGTCCTTCACGGCAGCATCTGCTGGGGCAGAGCAAGGGGTTCGTCTCCTGGTTCTCTGAGACCTCTCAGTCCTGCTGGCCCCCTGCCCTGCTCCCAGATGGGGCCACCGAATGCAGGGAGGTCCCACAGTGTGGGGCAAGACCATCTTCCACGGAGCCCCAGAcccttcccagcccctccctgTTGCTACTGAAATTTTGGGACTCCTGTCTCTCCAGCACCCCCATTTGTCCCCTCTCTTCCTCTTACAGAGGTTTTCTTCCTGGACGTCAGCAGCTGGGCTGGACCTGGAGGAGGACATGGGAGTGTGAGGGGCAGTGTATGGGCTGTGGTGGGTGGGAGTCTGTGGTCTTTGGGGCAGAATTACCTCCTCAGCAGGCCCCTGTCCTTGGGCTCTGTCTCCGCAGCCCCTGCAGGACGCTGGAAATCAGTCTTTCTCTGGTCTGGGTGAAGATGGACAGAGTCTCAGCCCTGGGAACATTAGAACTCCCATTCTACACATGCAACttgagggaaagaaggaaaactaaaaatattcctGCATGGATGttccaaatattttatgagaTAGAAAAAAACTCCCATGAATACTGAAGTTTGTAAATGCGTATTGAAATTACGTGCCCCTGGAACCGGTTTTCTAAACTGACACCCCTGTGTGTTTGGGTTCCCTCTGGCTGGTGCCCTGAGCCCACCCTCGGTCGACCCATGGGTCCCCCGCTTCCCTACTCACCAGATGTCCTGTGTTTGCTGTGACGCTGACGtcggaggaggaggaagaggaggaggaagagcagcagGACGAAGGCCACCGAGACCCCAATCAAAACCTCCAGGTATCTTCCCAGACCTTGACATGAGGACGTCAGGAGTGGGAATGATGTCATTGatgtgagcacctactgtgtgcaggcgCGAGCCAGGTCTTTCCTTCGTGACCTCCAACCCTCACAAGCAGTCGTGCAACATGGAATTGCCACCCGTAcaacccatttcacagatgcacaaactgaggctcagagcagggAGTCGCCTGCCCCAGGCCTCCAGCGAGGAAGCGGCAGAGCTGGGAAGGGAGCCCGGGAGTCTGACCTGCAGCCCTTGTTCCTGCACCAGAGCCGAGACCCGGAGCTGCAGGGAAAGAGCCTGACCGTCCTGAACCACggccctgctcccctcccctgccccaggtcACCGTCACTGCTGCAGGTGGGACGGGACAGGCCCCTGTGGAATCGGGTCTGGGAGGTTCCCTGGGAGGCCTCCTCTCCCAGGAGGTCACAGCTGGGGGTCAGAGCTGAAAGGAACTTTCCCACCCACAGGCCTCTCTCCTTTACacttggagaaactgaggcccaggcaggggaggggccTGTCCACATCACCACCTCCAGAGGAGCCTGAACCTAGGACAGaacccacccctgcctcccctgGACCCCGCCCATCTCCCACTCAGAGCCCCTCACTCACGATTCTGAGGGCCTGACCCTGGGGGGTTAAGGGGCTGgtcctcaggacctcctgggTCAGGACAGGGAGGTGAAGGCTGGGGCTGTCTTGCCCCCCACATCAGCCCGGCTCCTCCTCCTGGCTGGGCCCCAACATCTCCCTCTGCCTCGACCCCCCACTCTTCACCAGCCCAGCCTCAGAGCCCCTGGGACACAAGCCCGTCcttgaggggaggggagtgggatCCTTTGGGAGACTCAGACTGCCCTGGGGGAGGCGGCGCTCCCCACGAGGCCTCAGTGACTCACCAGGTGTGGAGGGCGGCCCTGTGGGTGGGAGGCTGGAGCCTCCAGAGTGTCCTGGAAGGAGCACGGGAGGCGGGTGAGGGGCGGGGGCCGTCCATGGAGTGCACCCTTCCACTCCCACTCTCCTGCTTCCGCCCAGTGGATTCCCTGGAACCATCTCTCTGCCCACCTGGTGCCTTCTGCATGCCAGGCAGGGGAGAACGGGTGGCCACGCCTAGGAGAACCCCTGTTGGCCTCCTCCCCTCTGAGGGCTGGGTGCCCTCTGGCTAAGCCTCCCTCACAGCCTCCCTCGGTCCATCCCAGCCGAGAGCTCTCCTGGGGGCCTGGGCCTGAGCTGAGCCTTTGAGCTCAGAGAGGACGGGGTCAGCGCCCTCACCTGAGACCACGAGCTCCAGGGGCTCACTGGGGTGAGACAGCAGGTGGGGGTTGGAGCTGTATGAGCCGTAGCACCTGTAGGTCCCCGCGTGGGCTGAGGTCACAGGACTCATGGGGAATTCNNNNNNNNNNNNNNNNNNNNNNNNNNNNNNNNNNNNNNNNNNNNNNNNNNNNNNNNNNNNNNNNNNNNNNNNNNNNNNNNNNNNNNNNNNNNNNNNNNNNNNNNNNNNNNNNNNNNNNNNNNNNNNNNNNNNNNNNNNNNNNNNNNNNNNNNNNNNNNNNNNNNNNNNNNNNNNNNNNNNNNNNNNNNNNNNNNNNNNNNNNNNNNNNNNNNNNNNNNNNNNNNNNNNNNNNNNNNNNNNNNNNNNNNNNNNNNNNNNNNNNNNNNNNNNNNNNNNNNNNNNNNNNNNNNNNNNNNNNNNNNNNNNNNNNNNNNNNNNNNNNNNNNNNNNNNNNNNNNNNNNNNNNNNNNNNNNNNNNNNNNNNNNNNNNNNNNNNNNNNNNNNNNNNNNNNNNNNNNNNNNNNNNNNNNNNNNNNNNNNNNNNNNNNNNNNNNNNNNNNNNNNNNNNNNNNNNNNNNNNNNNNNNNNNNNNNNNNNNNNNNNNNNNNNNNNNNNNNNNNNNNNNNNNNNNNNNNNNNNNNNNNNNNNNNNNNNNNNNNNNNNNNNNNNNNNNNNNNNNNNNNNNNNNNNNNNNNNNNNNNNNNNNNNNNNNNNNNNNNNNNNNNNNNNNNNNNNNNNNNNNNNNNNNNNNNNNNNNNNNNNNNNNNNNNNNNNNNNNNNNNNNNNNNNNNNNNNNNNNNNNNNNNNNNNNNNNNNNNNNNNNNNNNNNNNNNNNNNNNNNNNNNNNNNNNNNNNNNNNNNNNNNNNNNNNNNNNNNNNNNNNNNNNNNNNNNNNNNNNNNNNNNNNNNNNNNNNNNNNNNNNNNNNNNNNNNNNNNNNNNNNNNNNNNNNNNNNNNNNNNNNNNNNNNNNNNNNNNNNNNNNNNNNNNNNNNNNNNNNNNNNNNNNNNNNNNNNNNNNNNNNNNNNNNNNNNNNNNNNNNNNNNNNNNNNNNNNNNNNNNNNNNNNNNNNNNNNNNNNNNNNNNNNNNNNNNNNNNNNNNNNNNNNNNNNNNNNNNNNNNNNNNNNNNNNNNNNNNNNNNNNNNNNNNNNNNNNNNNNNNNNNNNNNNNNNNNNNNNNNNNNNNNNNNNNNNNNNNNNNNNNNNNNNNNNNNNNNNNNNNNNNNNNNNNNNNNNNNNNNNNNNNNNNNNNNNNNNNNNNNNNNNNNNNNNNNNNNNNNNNNNNNNNNNNNNNNNNNNNNNNNNNNNNNNNNNNNNNNNNNNNNNNNNNNNNNNNNNNNNNNNNNNNNNNNNNNNNNNNNNNNNNNNNNNNNNNNNNNNNNNNNNNNNNNNNNNNNNNNNNNNNNNNNNNNNNNNNNNNNNNNNNNNNNNNNNNNNNNNNNNNNNNNNNNNNNNNNNNNNNNNNNNNNNNNNNNNNNNNNNNNNNNNNNNNNNNNNNNNNNNNNNNNNNNNNNNNNNNNNNNNNNNNNNNNNNNNNNNNNNNNNNNNNNNNNNNNNNNNNNNNNNNNNNNNNNNNNNNNNNNNNNNNNNNNNNNNNNNNNNNNNNNNNNNNNNNNNNNNNNNNNNNNNNNNNNNNNNNNNNNNNNNNNNNNNNNNNNNNNNNNNNNNNNNNNNNNNNNNNNNNNNNNNNNNNNNNNNNNNNNNNNNNNNNNNNNNNNNNNNNNNNNNNNNNNNNNNNNNNNNNNNNNNNNNNNNNNNNNNNNNNNNNNNNNNNNNNNNNNNNNNNNNNNNNNNNNNNNNNNNNNNNNNNNNNNNNNNNNNNNNNNNNNNNNNNNNNNNNNNNNNNNNNNNNNNNNNNNNNNNNNNNNNNNNNNNNNNNNNNNNNNNNNNNNNNNNNNNNNNNNNNNNNNNNNNNNNNNNNNNNNNNNNNNNNNNNNNNNNNNNNNNNNNNNNNNNNNNNNNNNNNNNNNNNNNNNNNNNNNNNNNNNNNNNNNNNNNNNNNNNNNNNNNNNNNNNNNNNNNNNNNNNNNN
It includes:
- the LOC112268337 gene encoding leukocyte immunoglobulin-like receptor subfamily B member 3 — protein: MSPVTSAHAGTYRCYGSYSSNPHLLSHPSEPLELVVSGHSGGSSLPPTGPPSTPGLGRYLEVLIGVSVAFVLLLFLLLFLLLRRQRHSKHRTSDQRKTDFQRPAGAAETEPKDRGLLRRSSPAADVQEENLCKRKRGDKWGCWRDRSPKISVATGRGWEGSGAPWKMVLPHTVGPPCIRWPHLGAGQGASRTERSQRTRRRTPCSAPADAAVKDTQSEDRVELDSQQSPHDEDPQAVTYAPVKHSSPRREMASPPSSLSGEFLDTKDRQVEEDRQMDTEAAASEASQDVTYAQLHSLTLRRKATEPPPSQEGEPPAEPSIYATLAIH